One genomic segment of Deinococcota bacterium includes these proteins:
- a CDS encoding DUF5615 family PIN-like protein: MRFYADENFPLPVVEALRGFGHDVLTVLEAGKAEQAVSDEEVLA; encoded by the coding sequence GTGCGTTTCTACGCGGACGAAAACTTTCCCTTGCCGGTGGTCGAGGCCTTGCGCGGGTTCGGGCACGACGTTCTCACCGTCCTCGAGGCAGGAAAGGCAGAGCAGGCCGTCAGCGACGAGGAGGTGCTGGCTTT
- a CDS encoding DUF433 domain-containing protein, translating into MTRALQEVERLLSGMTRAEKAQLLQWVVSDLGDAFPGIETTPGVAGGEPRIVGSRIPVWVLEQARRLGASEADLLGSYPTLRAEDLAHAWAYVRAHPEEIDRQIHENEDA; encoded by the coding sequence ATGACACGCGCACTTCAGGAGGTCGAAAGGTTGTTGTCCGGCATGACGCGTGCGGAAAAAGCTCAACTGTTGCAGTGGGTGGTCAGTGATTTGGGAGACGCGTTTCCCGGCATCGAAACGACGCCCGGTGTCGCGGGTGGCGAGCCGCGCATCGTTGGCAGCCGCATCCCTGTTTGGGTTCTGGAGCAGGCGAGGCGACTCGGCGCCAGCGAGGCCGACTTGCTAGGCTCCTATCCGACGCTCCGAGCCGAGGATTTGGCCCACGCCTGGGCGTATGTGCGCGCTCACCCGGAAGAGATCGACCGTCAGATACACGAAAACGAGGACGCGTAG
- a CDS encoding DUF5615 family PIN-like protein has translation MGEIRYYTDEHVSRAVINGLRQRGIDVLSVAEADMLGADDEAHLALALAEGRIIFTQDDDFLRLAASGKAHAGVIYAPQRTSTGDSIRGLMLIYQALEAEDMVGKVEYL, from the coding sequence GTGGGTGAAATCCGCTATTACACAGACGAGCATGTGTCACGAGCGGTCATCAATGGCTTAAGACAGCGAGGGATTGACGTTCTGAGCGTAGCCGAGGCGGACATGCTCGGCGCTGATGATGAAGCGCATTTGGCGCTTGCTCTCGCTGAGGGAAGGATTATTTTTACGCAAGACGATGACTTTCTACGCCTTGCGGCTTCGGGCAAAGCGCATGCAGGTGTCATTTACGCACCGCAACGTACCTCGACAGGTGATAGTATCCGTGGCCTGATGCTCATCTATCAGGCGCTAGAAGCAGAGGACATGGTTGGCAAGGTCGAGTACCTGTGA
- a CDS encoding DUF433 domain-containing protein: protein MTAPVLDKHIEITPGVASGKPRIAGHRITVQNIVIWHEHMGKSADEISADHNVTLADVYAALTYYFDHQDEINDSIREGEEFVEEMRRNSPSVLGQKLKTWLGG, encoded by the coding sequence ATGACTGCCCCTGTTTTGGATAAACATATCGAAATCACGCCTGGTGTCGCTAGTGGGAAACCACGCATCGCTGGACATCGTATCACCGTGCAGAATATCGTCATCTGGCACGAGCACATGGGTAAGAGCGCCGATGAGATAAGCGCCGATCATAACGTGACCCTAGCTGATGTGTATGCAGCGTTGACTTACTACTTCGACCACCAAGACGAGATCAATGACAGCATCAGAGAGGGTGAGGAATTTGTCGAGGAGATGCGTAGAAACAGCCCCTCGGTTCTTGGTCAAAAGCTAAAGACATGGCTCGGTGGGTGA
- a CDS encoding TIR domain-containing protein: MKEISTRLSNEGWPLVDVTLTQFKLPTSETWQGDKDAYILDMLKEASDHSLLELGQHVGFRFEEAPMIGVDPPFWRKRMFRLFISHLSSHKVFAAELQEALLRFGISSFVAHNDIEPTLEWQAQIETALSTAESLVALLHPDFHASKWTDQEIGFAMGKGLPVFAVRFGQDPYGFIGRFQGFAGHGKTALAIARELFDAYRKNKQTQRRMAEILVNLFEDSASFAEAKARIGYLEELEVWESGFPSRIESAVEANSQVSVSWGVPERTQALAKKWKAHGV; the protein is encoded by the coding sequence TTGAAGGAAATCAGCACTCGCCTTTCAAACGAAGGATGGCCGCTTGTCGACGTGACGCTTACGCAGTTCAAGCTTCCGACGTCGGAGACCTGGCAAGGCGACAAAGACGCGTACATCCTGGATATGCTCAAAGAGGCATCAGACCACTCACTTCTGGAGCTCGGGCAACACGTTGGGTTCCGGTTCGAAGAGGCACCGATGATCGGCGTCGATCCACCGTTTTGGCGGAAGCGGATGTTCCGTCTCTTCATCTCGCACCTTTCCTCCCACAAGGTATTTGCAGCAGAACTTCAAGAGGCGCTGCTTCGATTCGGTATCTCTTCGTTCGTTGCTCACAACGACATCGAACCGACTCTCGAATGGCAAGCACAGATCGAAACTGCGTTGTCAACGGCTGAATCCCTGGTGGCGCTGCTGCATCCGGACTTTCACGCGAGCAAATGGACTGACCAAGAGATTGGCTTTGCCATGGGAAAAGGCCTTCCGGTATTCGCGGTCCGCTTCGGACAGGATCCGTACGGTTTCATCGGCCGCTTTCAGGGATTCGCCGGGCATGGGAAGACTGCGCTAGCGATCGCGCGCGAACTGTTCGATGCTTATCGCAAGAACAAGCAGACGCAACGCCGCATGGCCGAGATCTTGGTCAACTTGTTTGAGGACAGCGCCAGCTTTGCCGAGGCCAAGGCGCGGATTGGCTACCTCGAAGAACTTGAAGTCTGGGAATCAGGCTTCCCCTCTCGCATTGAGTCCGCCGTTGAAGCCAACTCTCAGGTCTCTGTTTCCTGGGGTGTTCCCGAAAGAACTCAAGCATTAGCCAAGAAGTGGAAGGCCCATGGGGTCTAA
- the meaB gene encoding methylmalonyl Co-A mutase-associated GTPase MeaB, producing the protein MTSSSLAARFLEGDERALARAITLLESGRPQGQALLREVRARANRARIVGITGSPGSGKSTLSDRLIGKIRERDQRVAVVAVDPTSPYSGGAILGDRIRMLRWHQDRSVYIRSMATRGHLGGLAAASLQVVALLDAYGFDYVLIETVGVGQSEVDIVKVADTTVLVMTPGQGDGVQAFKAGIMEIADVFAVNKFDQAGGPRLLRELKAALELGHPEEGEWWPAIQATTAATGEGLDELMTHLDKHHEHLTASSELDEIRRGRARFEIAAIVHERIRQQTEAQEGELIEAVLRGELEPGEAARKVLESF; encoded by the coding sequence ATGACCTCGTCCTCACTCGCGGCGCGCTTTTTGGAAGGCGACGAGCGCGCCTTGGCCCGCGCCATCACCCTGCTCGAGTCCGGCCGCCCGCAGGGCCAGGCCCTTTTGAGGGAGGTCCGCGCCCGCGCCAACCGGGCACGCATCGTCGGCATCACCGGCTCGCCCGGCAGCGGCAAGAGCACCCTCTCCGACAGGCTCATCGGCAAGATCAGGGAGCGCGACCAGCGCGTCGCGGTCGTGGCGGTGGACCCCACCAGCCCCTACAGCGGCGGCGCCATCTTGGGCGACCGCATCCGCATGCTGCGCTGGCACCAGGACAGGAGCGTCTACATCCGCTCGATGGCCACGCGGGGCCATCTGGGCGGTCTGGCGGCGGCCAGCCTCCAGGTGGTGGCGCTCTTGGACGCCTACGGCTTCGACTACGTGCTCATCGAGACCGTCGGCGTCGGCCAGTCCGAGGTGGACATCGTTAAAGTGGCCGACACGACGGTCCTGGTCATGACCCCCGGCCAAGGCGACGGCGTCCAGGCCTTCAAGGCGGGCATCATGGAGATTGCCGATGTCTTCGCGGTCAACAAATTCGACCAAGCGGGCGGCCCCAGGCTCTTGCGCGAGCTCAAGGCGGCGCTCGAGCTCGGCCACCCCGAGGAGGGCGAGTGGTGGCCCGCCATCCAGGCGACGACCGCCGCGACGGGCGAGGGCCTAGACGAGCTTATGACCCACCTGGACAAGCACCACGAGCACCTCACGGCCTCGAGCGAACTGGACGAAATCCGCCGCGGCCGCGCCCGCTTCGAGATCGCCGCCATCGTCCACGAGAGGATCCGCCAGCAGACCGAGGCGCAAGAAGGCGAGCTTATCGAGGCCGTCTTGAGAGGCGAGCTCGAGCCGGGCGAGGCCGCGCGGAAGGTGTTGGAGAGTTTTTGA
- the holA gene encoding DNA polymerase III subunit delta yields MLLAFGGDAFLVHRAAKRALAARGFKPHEVTELGEGMTAREVAHLAAQSGLFGQVALRLDFGAAFKGQAGVKPRNEVLKVLEAGSESLIVVLDQEATAARQKVYKAVGSFEHLPTPRFGALSHWVREELRAEGLRFEDDVPQTLADLFGEDLPGIASEIQKLAALDETLSSVRVREVAGRPAARDAFALIETAARGDARGALEVVRSLMDQGEAPARVLGAVTWQYNLVARCVGLQESRARLDAAAVTQALKVKPFVAQKALALARPLDEAALGRVLGAILEADVAIKSGKDEGWALEALTLKLATLQR; encoded by the coding sequence ATGCTTCTCGCCTTCGGCGGCGACGCCTTTTTGGTTCACCGCGCCGCGAAGCGGGCGCTCGCCGCGCGCGGCTTCAAGCCCCACGAGGTGACCGAGCTGGGCGAGGGCATGACGGCGCGGGAGGTGGCGCACCTGGCGGCGCAGTCGGGCCTGTTCGGGCAGGTCGCCCTGCGTTTGGACTTTGGCGCGGCCTTTAAGGGTCAGGCCGGGGTCAAGCCGCGCAACGAGGTGTTGAAGGTCTTGGAGGCCGGTTCCGAGAGCCTCATCGTGGTGCTCGACCAGGAGGCCACGGCGGCACGGCAGAAGGTCTACAAGGCCGTGGGCAGCTTTGAGCACCTGCCCACGCCGCGCTTTGGCGCGCTCAGTCACTGGGTGCGCGAGGAGCTGCGGGCAGAGGGGCTACGCTTTGAAGACGACGTGCCGCAGACGCTCGCCGACCTTTTCGGTGAGGACCTGCCGGGCATCGCCTCGGAGATTCAGAAGCTCGCCGCCCTTGACGAAACCTTGAGTAGCGTGCGCGTGCGCGAGGTCGCGGGCCGCCCCGCCGCCCGCGACGCCTTTGCGCTCATCGAGACCGCCGCTCGGGGCGACGCGAGGGGCGCGCTCGAGGTCGTGCGCAGCCTGATGGATCAGGGCGAAGCGCCCGCGCGGGTGTTGGGCGCCGTCACCTGGCAGTACAACCTGGTGGCGCGCTGCGTCGGCCTGCAGGAGAGCCGGGCCCGGCTCGACGCCGCGGCCGTCACCCAAGCCTTGAAAGTAAAACCCTTCGTGGCGCAAAAGGCGCTGGCGCTGGCGCGCCCGCTCGACGAGGCGGCGCTGGGGCGGGTGCTCGGCGCCATCCTCGAGGCCGACGTGGCCATCAAGTCGGGCAAGGACGAAGGCTGGGCGCTCGAGGCGCTCACCCTCAAGCTGGCGACCCTGCAGCGCTGA